From Calothrix sp. PCC 6303, a single genomic window includes:
- a CDS encoding M23 family metallopeptidase: MRIKLEIDRTKASNEDETVDNQQLDRISNDANWHYAFASFFLTLAIALPQISSWVESQYLVKSLQNLIVTTNTTDFRDARIAFPTVKNAPVTSGFGWRIHPITGERRFHTGIDFGADLGTPIYAVDAGSVKLAGEKGGYGNTVIINHSAGKSTLYGHASKLYVREGQQVVRGQMVAAVGSTGMSTAPHLHFEVRVNGKPVNPHPYLQQYLAGR, translated from the coding sequence ATGCGAATCAAGCTGGAAATCGATAGAACCAAAGCCAGTAATGAGGATGAAACTGTTGATAATCAACAATTAGATCGCATCTCGAATGATGCAAATTGGCACTATGCCTTTGCTAGCTTTTTCTTGACTCTAGCGATCGCACTTCCCCAAATCTCCTCCTGGGTGGAATCTCAATACTTGGTCAAATCACTCCAAAACCTAATTGTTACAACTAACACAACTGACTTCAGGGATGCTCGAATAGCTTTCCCAACTGTCAAAAACGCTCCTGTAACAAGCGGATTTGGTTGGAGAATTCATCCAATTACCGGAGAACGCAGATTCCATACTGGTATCGATTTTGGTGCTGATTTGGGTACTCCAATTTATGCGGTTGATGCTGGTTCGGTTAAACTTGCTGGAGAAAAAGGAGGTTATGGAAACACCGTAATTATTAATCACAGCGCTGGGAAATCAACGCTTTACGGTCATGCAAGCAAGCTTTACGTGAGAGAAGGACAGCAGGTTGTACGGGGACAGATGGTTGCAGCAGTAGGTAGTACCGGAATGTCTACTGCACCACATTTACATTTTGAAGTTCGAGTTAATGGTAAACCTGTTAACCCCCATCCTTACTTGCAACAGTATTTAGCAGGTCGGTAA
- a CDS encoding NTP transferase domain-containing protein has translation MNVESNIATIILAAGASTRMGTPKQLLPYQGCSLLQHTVESAIASVCKPVVVVLGANAQKITSKVNLSSVRVVENPDWHLGMGSSIRRGIISLETYSHTIDAVVITVCDQPFLSSEIINHLVTAYHSTGKPIIACEYADILGVPVLFKHTLFSELITLGEMVGAKKLIKKYEKQVFSIPFPLGIIDIDTLRDYQVLLNSD, from the coding sequence ATGAATGTGGAATCGAATATAGCCACCATTATCTTGGCAGCAGGTGCATCAACCCGCATGGGTACACCGAAACAACTGTTACCTTATCAGGGATGTAGCTTACTTCAACATACTGTAGAAAGTGCGATCGCTTCAGTATGCAAACCTGTAGTAGTAGTTCTGGGAGCAAATGCACAAAAAATTACTTCTAAAGTAAACCTATCTTCTGTAAGAGTAGTGGAAAACCCAGATTGGCATTTGGGAATGGGTTCCTCAATTCGTCGGGGAATCATATCTTTGGAAACTTATTCTCACACCATAGATGCAGTAGTGATTACTGTATGCGATCAGCCGTTTCTGTCCTCGGAAATTATTAATCATTTAGTTACAGCATATCATTCTACGGGAAAACCTATTATTGCTTGTGAATATGCAGATATATTAGGTGTACCTGTTTTGTTTAAACATACACTTTTCTCCGAACTCATAACTTTGGGTGAGATGGTGGGCGCAAAAAAATTAATCAAAAAATACGAAAAACAAGTGTTTAGTATTCCTTTTCCATTAGGTATAATTGACATTGATACACTAAGAGATTACCAGGTATTACTGAATTCAGATTAA
- a CDS encoding DNA translocase FtsK, which produces MSNYRNAEIKCAVNNLKLQGLSNQEILTEAEQVFDLSQQQYVIDILQESEFCSKIIRPIKSYDHNYLFEIIYQAVISGTSVEQIIDACSEELNLEDLAFSKLALEYILTNRYISKYERDAFIIELYQQYQESKSYQDLIKIAESTKNIYLKQLVYKTAELVAKKNGEIPTLSGDTGIAQNNAIANTDQNTASLQESFNSQVGNTLVETLNDFGIICSYLDTKTGPTFKRIKIKLGKGVSFKKVQGLGSDLVQQLGEQLGFDNPPMISVIPGAVVFDIPRCDRQIANFSDYIDLQSEIDINRILIPAGVDVDGKYIEISLCDSNVYHTLGGGMTGGGKSQFEKAMVLYLALRYPPSFVKLALSDVKLVSLTCFNGLPHLIAPVAEDAANTLQIFNYLVAEQELRYQEFKKVGVENIGEYNQMFCDRPMPRIISVTDECFDLLSDSTYKDSIETALMKLLAKAGAAGINIFLFTQRPDKDVIKPLIRSNCSGKVAFMVSRPEDSGIILGNPDDDRAASLLGGGDMLYKSPKGVMRLQGLYLGTKAAFKGYLDQAMSAGNNSPCWDSKLNFSSFNIELKGETSSNNQTLRTKLNKLTTDSLVNNNQSEEFSFNIILDDFTKSQIYSLHSRGYELHQIVQEVFNLSRADGRKYKRIRDVIAEFIANLEEEDNNDP; this is translated from the coding sequence ATGTCAAACTATCGTAATGCCGAAATTAAATGTGCTGTTAACAATCTTAAGTTACAAGGATTATCCAACCAGGAAATTCTAACAGAAGCAGAACAAGTATTCGATTTGAGTCAACAGCAGTATGTTATCGATATTCTTCAAGAATCTGAGTTTTGTAGCAAAATTATTCGACCTATCAAGAGTTATGACCATAATTATTTATTTGAAATAATTTACCAAGCTGTAATTAGTGGGACTTCTGTTGAACAAATTATCGATGCTTGTTCGGAAGAACTAAACCTAGAAGATTTGGCTTTTTCTAAGTTGGCTTTGGAATATATTTTAACTAATCGATATATCAGTAAATATGAACGTGATGCTTTTATTATTGAGCTATATCAGCAATATCAAGAAAGTAAATCCTACCAAGATTTAATTAAAATAGCTGAATCAACCAAAAATATTTATCTGAAGCAACTTGTCTATAAAACAGCAGAATTAGTGGCAAAGAAAAATGGGGAAATTCCAACTTTATCCGGTGATACAGGTATTGCACAGAATAATGCGATTGCAAATACCGATCAAAATACTGCTTCGCTTCAAGAAAGTTTTAATTCTCAAGTGGGTAATACTTTGGTCGAAACCTTGAATGATTTTGGCATTATTTGTAGTTACCTCGACACTAAAACTGGTCCCACTTTCAAACGCATCAAAATCAAGCTGGGGAAAGGGGTTAGCTTCAAAAAAGTTCAAGGACTTGGTAGCGACTTAGTTCAACAATTGGGGGAACAACTTGGATTTGATAACCCACCGATGATATCTGTTATACCCGGTGCTGTGGTGTTTGATATTCCCAGATGCGATCGCCAAATAGCAAATTTTTCAGATTATATCGATTTGCAAAGCGAGATTGATATTAACCGTATCCTCATCCCCGCTGGTGTGGATGTCGATGGTAAGTATATCGAAATCTCCCTGTGCGACTCGAATGTTTATCACACTTTAGGAGGGGGAATGACGGGTGGAGGAAAAAGCCAGTTTGAAAAAGCGATGGTTTTATATTTAGCATTGCGCTATCCTCCTAGCTTCGTCAAACTTGCCCTCAGTGATGTCAAACTGGTTTCCCTAACTTGCTTTAACGGACTTCCTCATCTTATTGCACCAGTTGCGGAGGATGCAGCAAATACCCTGCAAATTTTCAATTATTTGGTTGCAGAACAGGAACTTCGCTATCAGGAGTTTAAAAAAGTAGGGGTTGAAAATATTGGTGAATATAACCAAATGTTTTGCGATCGCCCCATGCCACGAATCATTTCGGTGACAGATGAGTGCTTTGATTTACTATCCGATAGCACCTACAAAGACTCTATTGAGACAGCATTGATGAAACTGTTAGCAAAAGCAGGTGCTGCGGGAATCAATATTTTTCTATTTACCCAACGTCCCGATAAGGATGTAATCAAACCCTTAATTCGCTCAAACTGTTCGGGTAAGGTTGCTTTTATGGTATCCCGTCCTGAAGATAGTGGGATTATTCTGGGTAATCCCGATGATGATCGCGCAGCAAGTTTATTGGGTGGTGGAGATATGCTGTATAAATCTCCCAAAGGTGTGATGCGTCTTCAGGGTTTATATTTGGGTACGAAAGCTGCTTTTAAAGGGTATTTAGATCAAGCAATGAGTGCGGGAAATAATAGTCCTTGTTGGGATTCTAAGTTGAACTTTTCGAGTTTTAATATTGAGCTTAAAGGTGAAACTTCTTCTAATAATCAAACTTTGCGGACAAAGTTAAATAAATTGACAACTGATTCACTAGTTAATAATAATCAGTCGGAGGAGTTTTCCTTTAATATTATCCTTGATGATTTCACGAAGTCTCAAATTTATTCTCTCCACAGTCGAGGTTATGAACTACATCAAATAGTCCAGGAGGTATTTAATTTATCGCGTGCTGATGGCAGAAAATATAAACGAATACGCGATGTGATAGCTGAATTTATTGCTAATTTAGAGGAGGAAGATAATAATGATCCTTGA
- a CDS encoding XdhC family protein — protein sequence MIIQYSIHQVSPFSALRSRKSPVGTMKELNSILTAFAESQHNGEKSFLATVVNVQGSTYRQPGARMLITSTGEMVGTISGGCLENDILEHTHVSIADGKPIVVTYDTTAEEDIIWGFGLGCNGVVKILIEPLNSDNPLNPLAFINQCFHNQQLGIIATVISVEGTVNVQVGERLTLKLDHSINTDIQEAYLTNILTKDARTCLQNQNSSFHKYQLELSKVDVFMEFIQPPPHLIIFGAGRDSVSVAEFAKALGWRVTIVDCRANEVSNQRFPMADEVMLTRKEILHEQMCINNYISAVVMTHNYLDDLEILKMLIPTNISYLGCLGSKKRIAKLLQDLSTQGVKYTQKELQKLHAPIGIDIGAHTPEAIALSIIAEIQAVLANRGGGFLKHRTEPINQPNPVREIEI from the coding sequence ATGATAATACAATATTCTATTCATCAGGTATCTCCATTTTCGGCTTTGCGATCGCGAAAGTCTCCAGTAGGAACAATGAAAGAGCTAAATTCTATTCTGACAGCATTTGCAGAAAGTCAACACAATGGCGAAAAATCATTTCTTGCGACTGTTGTTAATGTTCAAGGCTCCACCTATCGCCAACCTGGTGCTAGGATGCTAATTACATCAACTGGTGAAATGGTAGGGACAATTAGCGGTGGTTGTCTAGAAAATGATATCTTAGAACATACTCATGTTTCCATAGCAGACGGAAAACCCATAGTTGTCACCTATGACACCACTGCTGAAGAGGATATTATTTGGGGATTTGGGCTTGGTTGTAACGGTGTGGTCAAAATTCTGATTGAGCCTCTAAATTCAGATAATCCCCTTAACCCGTTAGCTTTTATTAATCAATGTTTCCATAACCAGCAACTAGGGATTATTGCCACTGTTATATCTGTGGAAGGTACGGTTAATGTTCAGGTTGGGGAGCGTTTAACACTCAAATTAGATCATAGTATAAACACTGATATACAAGAAGCTTATTTAACTAATATTTTAACTAAAGATGCTCGAACTTGCTTACAAAATCAAAATTCAAGTTTCCATAAATACCAACTAGAACTAAGTAAAGTAGATGTTTTTATGGAGTTTATCCAGCCACCTCCACACCTGATAATTTTTGGTGCGGGTCGTGATAGTGTATCAGTAGCAGAGTTTGCTAAAGCCCTGGGTTGGCGAGTCACTATTGTTGATTGTCGGGCAAATGAGGTGAGTAATCAACGTTTTCCCATGGCTGATGAGGTGATGCTCACCCGCAAAGAAATTTTGCACGAGCAAATGTGTATTAACAATTACATTTCTGCTGTGGTAATGACCCATAATTACCTTGATGATTTAGAAATTCTCAAAATGCTAATACCTACTAATATCAGCTATTTGGGTTGTCTGGGTTCAAAAAAACGCATTGCTAAACTATTACAAGATTTAAGTACGCAAGGAGTGAAATATACTCAAAAAGAGTTGCAAAAATTACACGCCCCCATTGGCATTGATATTGGTGCACATACGCCAGAAGCGATCGCTTTATCAATAATTGCAGAAATTCAAGCTGTGTTAGCAAATCGCGGTGGTGGCTTTTTGAAACACCGTACTGAACCAATTAACCAACCAAATCCAGTCCGAGAAATCGAAATTTAG